In Microplitis mediator isolate UGA2020A chromosome 2, iyMicMedi2.1, whole genome shotgun sequence, a single window of DNA contains:
- the LOC130663186 gene encoding uncharacterized protein LOC130663186: MERPIPLLRMLRVTAICGRVRDMIKRIPHSTLARPLTSTEINLALQFCIKETQRTHFNSELQLLAKQASWPKDHPFARLVAYQDTVGIIRVGGRLENAPYSDQQKHPAILPRNAALTRVVISDAHQRTMHGGTQLTLAHSRLRYWIIGGCQPVRSHILKCLVCARHRGVRAQQLMGQLPTQRVTPAPPFSHTGVDYAGPVSIKSWKGRGSRIYKGWICVFVCLTTSAVHVDLVSDYSSSGFIAALRRFIHRRGVCTALYSDCGTTFQGAYSELKRLFTQGTQESHALLDWATVHQITWHFNPPAAPHMGGKWEAAVKSVKYHLTRTLGESAFTFEELTTLLTQVEGILNSRPLEALSDDPHDPSSLTPGHFLIGRPIVAM, from the coding sequence ATGGAACGTCCAATCCCACTGTTGCGCATGCTCAGAGTTACAGCAATTTGTGGGAGGGTACGCGATATGATCAAGCGCATACCACACTCGACTCTCGCTCGTCCACTCACATCAACTGAAATCAACCTCGCACTTCAATTCTGCATCAAGGAAACTCAACGTACTCATTTCAACTCTGAACTCCAACTACTCGCAAAACAGGCATCATGGCCAAAGGATCACCCATTTGCTCGGTTGGTGGCTTATCAAGACACCGTTGGCATCATCCGAGTAGGGGGAAGATTGGAAAATGCTCCATACTCAGATCAACAGAAGCATCCTGCAATTCTACCTCGTAATGCTGCTCTAACTCGAGTCGTCATCTCTGATGCCCATCAGCGTACCATGCATGGTGGTACTCAACTCACACTCGCTCATTCTCGACTCCGATACTGGATCATTGGTGGATGTCAACCAGTACGTTCACACATACTCAAATGTCTCGTCTGTGCTCGTCATCGAGGTGTTCGGGCTCAGCAATTAATGGGACAACTCCCAACTCAACGTGTCACTCCAGCGCCACCATTTTCTCACACTGGAGTCGATTACGCTGGTCCAGTATCAATCAAATCATGGAAAGGTCGAGGATCCAGGATATACAAGGGCTGGATCTGTGTGTTTGTCTGTCTGACCACATCAGCAGTTCACGTCGACCTTGTCAGCGACTACTCATCATCAGGATTCATAGCAGCTCTCCGACGGTTCATTCACCGTCGAGGGGTATGTACAGCACTCTACAGCGACTGTGGAACGACATTCCAAGGCGCATACTCTGAACTCAAGCGGCTCTTCACTCAAGGCACTCAAGAATCTCATGCTCTACTCGATTGGGCCACTGTGCATCAAATCACATGGCATTTCAATCCCCCTGCTGCTCCCCATATGGGTGGTAAATGGGAAGCCGCAGTGAAATCGGTGAAATATCACCTGACTCGCACACTCGGAGAATCAGCCTTCACGTTTGAAGAACTTACGACTCTTTTAACGCAAGTGGAGGGGATTTTGAACTCGAGACCACTGGAGGCTCTATCAGACGATCCTCACGATCCTTCATCGCTCACTCCAGGTCACTTTCTCATTGGGAGACCAATCGTTGCCAtgtaa
- the LOC130663187 gene encoding uncharacterized protein LOC130663187 yields MLNISRARSRLTILGIGAAKAGHTRGCATITLRSYHSDQSLTLKVHILSGLTARLPSDQVLNTDLARYSHLTLADPDFGTPGPTDVILGADYYGQVITGEIIKCKSPGLLAQNTIFGWIIIGPVQARLNKPLRIHHAFSNHHDQDLQDLLTRFWLQEEVSSTQLRSLTPEEEACEAHFRDTHTRDSSGRYIVRQPLISDPQQLGNSYTAARRCLQHLMRRLDHDARLKTLYMNFMAEYLELKHMVPAASSTSSIQYFLPHHGVLKEDNNNFKIRMVFNGSRPTSSGLSLNDIMHTGPKLLVNIFDVLISSRKHRFIFITDVTKIYRQILVHEKDQGLQQILWFDEEVNIIPFKLATVTYGTKSAPFLAVRALLQLVEDEGHGFPLAIDPLTKGWYVDDISEGADDLKSLQAVADDIEGLCMAGGFPLARWASNHRKLLQLNRAEAITQYKIEDPEVSSKILGMYWSSNKDQFSFKHSPPCSTQPCIKRAILSEIAQIFDPLGFLSPLIIQAKMFMQELWLVKLG; encoded by the coding sequence ATGCTGAATATTTCTCGTGCTCGATCGCGCCTTACTATTCTAGGGATCGGTGCAGCTAAAGCTGGCCATACCAGGGGATGTGCAACCATCACTCTGCGCTCATACCACTCGGATCAATCACTCACATTAAAGGTTCACATCCTCAGTGGTTTAACTGCTCGATTACCATCGGACCAAGTCCTAAATACTGACTTGGCACGGTACTCGCATCTCACGCTCGCAGATCCAGACTTTGGAACTCCAGGTCCAACGGATGTCATCCTTGGAGCTGATTACTACGGCCAGGTCATCACTGGCGAGATCATCAAATGCAAATCTCCTGGATTACTCGCccaaaatacaatttttggCTGGATTATCATTGGTCCAGTCCAAGCTCGGCTCAACAAACCACTGAGAATTCATCATGCTTTCTCCAATCATCATGATCAAGATCTTCAAGACTTACTAACTCGATTCTGGCTCCAAGAAGAGGTCAGTTCAACTCAATTACGCTCATTAACTCCCGAAGAAGAGGCTTGTGAAGCTCACTTCCGGGACACTCACACTCGAGACAGTTCTGGCAGATACATTGTCAGACAGCCATTGATATCAGACCCGCAACAACTGGGGAACTCATACACAGCAGCTCGTCGCTGCTTACAACATCTCATGCGACGTCTTGATCATGATGCTCGGCTCAAAACACTCTACATGAACTTCATGGCAGAGTATCTCGAACTCAAGCACATGGTGCCTGCGGCATCATCTACATCATCAATTCAATACTTCCTACCCCACCATGGGGTACTGAAGGAAGACAACAACAACTTCAAGATCCGTATGGTCTTCAACGGCTCAAGACCAACCAGTTCAGGACTCTCACTCAACGACATCATGCATACCGGGCCAAAATTACTCGTTAACATCTTCGACGTACTCATCAGCTCACGAAAACACCGGTTCATCTTCATCACAGATGTCACCAAAATTTATCGACAAATTCTGGTTCACGAAAAGGACCAGGGTCTGCAACAAATACTCTGGTTTGATGAGGAAGTAAACATCATTCCCTTCAAACTCGCCACAGTCACCTACGGGACGAAATCAGCTCCATTTCTTGCTGTTCGAGCCCTGCTCCAATTAGTCGAAGATGAAGGACATGGATTCCCACTCGCAATCGATCCACTCACTAAAGGTTGGTATGTCGACGACATTTCTGAAGGCGCAGATGATCTCAAGTCACTGCAAGCAGTTGCAGATGATATCGAGGGTCTGTGCATGGCGGGCGGATTCCCACTCGCCAGATGGGCAAGCAATCATCGCAAATTACTTCAGCTCAATCGTGCGGAAGCGATTACACAATACAAAATAGAGGATCCAGAAGTCAGCTCCAAAATTCTTGGGATGTACTGGTCTTCAAACAAGGATCAATTCTCGTTTAAACACTCACCACCATGCTCAACTCAACCGTGCATAAAGCGTGCAATTTTATCAGAGATTGCTCAGATCTTTGATCCACTGGGATTCCTATCACCACTCATAATTCAAGCCAAAATGTTCATGCAGGAACTTTGGCTTGTCAAACTCGGCTGA